The following are encoded in a window of Cryobacterium sp. CG_9.6 genomic DNA:
- the rplQ gene encoding 50S ribosomal protein L17: MPKPTKGPRLGGGPAHERLMLANLAAALFTHKSIKTTETRAKRLRPLAERMVQFAKRGDLHARRRVLATITDKSVVHELFTVIAPQVNERQGGYTRITKLGFRKGDNASMVQMELVLEPLTPKVKHSKTSTVTAEKPVVEEVVVADAAVDEPVEAPAEVAADAAAETDAK; the protein is encoded by the coding sequence ATGCCTAAGCCCACAAAGGGGCCCCGTCTCGGTGGCGGCCCGGCGCACGAGCGCCTCATGCTTGCGAACCTGGCTGCTGCCCTGTTCACGCACAAGTCGATCAAGACGACCGAGACCCGTGCCAAGCGCCTGCGTCCGCTCGCCGAGCGCATGGTGCAGTTCGCCAAGCGCGGCGACCTGCACGCCCGTCGTCGCGTTCTCGCGACGATCACCGACAAGTCCGTTGTGCACGAGCTGTTCACGGTCATCGCCCCGCAGGTCAACGAGCGTCAGGGCGGTTACACCCGCATCACGAAGCTCGGTTTCCGTAAGGGTGACAACGCATCCATGGTTCAGATGGAGCTCGTTCTTGAGCCCCTGACGCCCAAGGTCAAGCACTCCAAGACCTCCACGGTGACGGCTGAGAAGCCCGTCGTTGAAGAGGTTGTTGTTGCTGACGCCGCTGTGGACGAGCCCGTTGAGGCTCCCGCCGAGGTTGCTGCCGACGCAGCCGCCGAGACGGACGCCAAGTAG
- a CDS encoding DNA-directed RNA polymerase subunit alpha — protein MLIAQRPTLTEENISEFRSRFIIEPLEPGFGYTLGNSLRRTLLSSIPGAAVTSIRIDGVLHEFSTVPGVKEDVTEIILNIKGLVVSSEHDEPITAYLRKQGAGQVTAADISAPAGVEIHNPELVIATLNDSAKFELELTIERGRGYVSSAQNRNEFSEAGQIPVDSIYSPVLKVTYRVEATRAGERTDFDRLVVDVETKSAISPRDAIASSGRTLTELFGLARELNTAAEGIEIGPAPVDAVLSTELSIPIEDLDLSVRSYNCLKREGINNVSELVALSETQLMNIRNFGQKSVDEVKDKLVELGLSLKDSVPGFDGAHFYSGYEEETN, from the coding sequence GTGCTTATTGCACAGCGTCCCACGCTCACCGAAGAGAACATCTCGGAGTTCCGGTCCCGGTTCATCATCGAGCCGCTCGAACCTGGCTTCGGTTACACCCTCGGGAACTCACTTCGCCGCACCCTGCTCTCCTCGATCCCGGGAGCTGCTGTAACCAGCATCCGTATCGATGGCGTGCTGCACGAGTTCAGCACCGTTCCCGGTGTTAAAGAAGATGTCACCGAAATCATCCTCAACATCAAGGGCCTCGTTGTCTCCAGCGAGCACGACGAGCCCATCACCGCGTACCTGCGCAAGCAGGGTGCCGGTCAGGTTACCGCCGCGGACATTTCGGCTCCGGCCGGGGTCGAGATTCACAACCCCGAGCTGGTTATCGCAACCCTCAACGACAGTGCCAAGTTCGAACTTGAACTGACCATTGAGCGTGGCCGTGGTTACGTGTCCAGCGCCCAGAACCGCAACGAGTTCTCCGAGGCCGGCCAGATTCCGGTCGACTCGATCTACTCGCCCGTTCTCAAGGTGACCTACCGCGTCGAGGCAACTCGTGCCGGTGAGCGTACCGACTTCGACCGCCTCGTCGTTGACGTGGAAACCAAGTCGGCCATCTCGCCTCGCGACGCCATCGCATCGTCCGGTCGCACGCTGACCGAACTGTTCGGTCTGGCCCGCGAGTTGAACACCGCAGCCGAGGGCATCGAGATCGGCCCCGCGCCGGTTGACGCCGTGCTCTCGACCGAGTTGTCGATTCCGATCGAGGACCTGGACCTGTCGGTTCGTTCGTACAACTGCCTCAAGCGCGAAGGCATCAACAACGTCAGTGAACTGGTCGCCCTCTCGGAGACCCAGCTGATGAACATCCGTAACTTCGGACAGAAGTCGGTTGACGAGGTGAAGGACAAGCTCGTTGAGCTCGGCCTGTCCCTGAAGGATTCGGTTCCCGGATTCGACGGAGCGCACTTCTACAGCGGCTACGAAGAAGAGACCAACTAA
- the rpsK gene encoding 30S ribosomal protein S11, whose translation MAQPKSAVRKPRKKEKKNVAVGQAHIKSTFNNTIVSITDTTGAVISWASSGQVGFKGSRKSTPFAAQLAAESAARQAQEHGMKKVDVFVKGPGSGRETAIRSLQAAGLEVGSINDVTPQAHNGCRPPKRRRV comes from the coding sequence ATGGCACAACCCAAGTCGGCCGTACGGAAGCCGCGTAAGAAAGAGAAGAAGAACGTTGCTGTGGGCCAGGCCCACATCAAGAGCACCTTCAACAACACGATCGTTTCGATCACCGACACCACTGGTGCCGTTATCAGCTGGGCCTCGTCGGGCCAGGTTGGCTTCAAGGGTTCACGTAAGTCGACCCCGTTCGCCGCGCAGCTCGCTGCCGAGTCGGCCGCGCGCCAGGCTCAGGAGCACGGCATGAAGAAGGTTGACGTCTTCGTCAAGGGCCCCGGATCGGGACGCGAAACTGCGATCCGTTCACTTCAGGCCGCTGGCCTCGAGGTGGGTTCGATCAACGACGTCACTCCTCAGGCGCACAATGGTTGCCGCCCGCCGAAGCGCCGCCGCGTTTAA
- the rpsM gene encoding 30S ribosomal protein S13 — translation MARLAGVDIPRDKRVEVALTYIYGVGRTRAIKTLADTAIDGNIRVKDLSDDQLVLLRDYIEGTFKVEGDLRREVAADIRRKVEIGSYEGIRHRKGLPVRGQRTKTNARTRKGPKRTVAGKKKAR, via the coding sequence ATGGCACGTCTAGCCGGCGTCGACATCCCGCGCGATAAGCGCGTGGAAGTTGCATTGACTTACATTTACGGTGTTGGCCGCACGAGGGCTATCAAGACCCTCGCCGACACCGCCATCGACGGAAACATCCGAGTCAAGGATTTGAGCGACGACCAGCTCGTCCTTCTCCGTGACTACATCGAGGGAACCTTCAAGGTTGAGGGTGACCTCCGCCGTGAGGTTGCCGCTGACATCCGCCGCAAGGTCGAAATTGGCAGCTACGAGGGAATCCGTCACCGCAAGGGCCTGCCCGTGCGTGGACAGCGCACCAAAACCAACGCTCGCACCCGCAAGGGCCCGAAGCGCACCGTAGCCGGCAAGAAGAAGGCGCGCTAG
- the rpmJ gene encoding 50S ribosomal protein L36 — MKVKPSVKKICDKCKVIRRNGNVMVICENPRHKQRQG, encoded by the coding sequence ATGAAGGTTAAGCCCAGCGTCAAGAAGATCTGTGACAAGTGCAAGGTCATCCGCCGTAATGGCAATGTGATGGTCATCTGCGAGAACCCTCGTCACAAGCAGCGCCAGGGTTAG
- the infA gene encoding translation initiation factor IF-1 — protein MAKKDGVIEIEGAVVEALPNAMFRVELSNGHRVLAHISGKMRQHYIRILPEDRVIVELSPYDLTRGRIVYRYK, from the coding sequence ATGGCCAAAAAAGACGGTGTCATCGAAATCGAGGGCGCGGTAGTCGAAGCTCTGCCCAACGCGATGTTTCGCGTTGAGCTGTCCAACGGCCACAGAGTTCTTGCCCACATCTCGGGCAAGATGCGTCAGCACTACATCCGCATCCTTCCAGAGGACCGCGTGATCGTTGAGTTGAGCCCTTACGATCTGACCCGAGGCCGGATCGTCTACCGCTACAAGTAA
- a CDS encoding mannitol-1-phosphate 5-dehydrogenase — translation MKAIHFGAGNIGRGFVGLLLHEAGYEVVFADVNSALIESLQTAATYEVREQGEGARVHVVDNFRAINSATDTETLIDEIATAQVVTTAVGPNVLKFVAPVIAAGLARRLAELPPLSVIACENAINATDLLAEHVHSHVTEADWPHIAARAAFANTAVDRIVPNQAADAGTSVTVEAFYEWVIERGAFAGAEPIIPGATFVDNLGPYIERKLFTVNTGHATIAYLGQQAGATSIAEALQIPAVVAAARSVLEETSALLVSKHGLDEAAQRAYREKILTRFSNPALLDTTLRVGREPLRKLSRNERFIGPAAEIAESGTTPVALLAAIGAALRFAVPADEQSVELQRLLRAESAEHVVQQVCGLASGHPLYAHVVHEVRAAQGL, via the coding sequence ATGAAGGCTATTCACTTCGGCGCAGGCAACATCGGACGTGGCTTCGTCGGACTCCTGCTCCATGAGGCCGGGTACGAGGTTGTCTTCGCCGACGTGAATTCGGCCCTCATTGAGTCGCTGCAGACCGCGGCAACCTACGAGGTACGCGAACAGGGCGAAGGTGCACGCGTGCATGTCGTCGACAATTTTCGGGCCATCAACAGCGCCACCGACACGGAGACGCTGATTGACGAGATTGCCACAGCCCAGGTGGTCACCACGGCGGTGGGACCCAACGTGCTGAAGTTCGTGGCACCGGTGATTGCGGCCGGGCTCGCCCGCCGGTTGGCCGAGTTGCCCCCACTCTCGGTCATCGCCTGCGAAAATGCGATCAACGCCACCGATCTGCTGGCCGAGCACGTGCACAGCCACGTGACGGAGGCCGACTGGCCGCACATTGCCGCCCGCGCGGCGTTCGCCAACACGGCCGTTGACCGGATCGTGCCCAACCAGGCTGCCGATGCCGGCACCTCGGTGACGGTGGAGGCCTTCTACGAGTGGGTGATCGAACGCGGTGCCTTCGCCGGCGCCGAACCGATCATTCCCGGCGCAACCTTTGTCGACAATCTCGGCCCCTACATTGAGCGCAAGCTCTTCACGGTGAACACGGGCCACGCCACCATCGCCTATCTGGGCCAGCAAGCCGGCGCAACGAGCATCGCTGAGGCTCTGCAGATTCCGGCGGTCGTGGCTGCCGCCCGCAGCGTGCTCGAGGAGACGTCCGCCCTGCTGGTGAGCAAGCACGGACTCGACGAGGCCGCCCAGCGCGCGTATCGCGAGAAGATTCTCACCCGGTTCAGCAACCCCGCGCTGCTGGACACCACCCTGCGCGTGGGGCGCGAGCCGCTGCGCAAGCTCAGCCGTAACGAGCGTTTCATTGGACCGGCAGCCGAAATTGCCGAGTCGGGAACCACGCCCGTGGCGTTGCTGGCCGCGATTGGTGCCGCGCTGCGCTTCGCGGTTCCTGCCGATGAGCAGAGCGTAGAATTGCAGCGCCTGCTGCGGGCAGAGAGCGCCGAGCACGTGGTGCAGCAGGTCTGCGGGCTTGCGTCAGGGCATCCGCTCTATGCCCACGTGGTGCACGAAGTCCGCGCCGCGCAGGGATTATAG
- a CDS encoding PTS sugar transporter subunit IIA, protein MSQILEPRNLIHEGTARTRDDAIREAGALLVESGSVSADYVASMFEREASVSTYMGNFLAIPHGTNDAKESILRSALSLVRYAEPIDWNGQPVRFAVGIAGLNNEHLEILSKIAIVFSDEDEVAKLIDAGSAEEIFALLEEVNAE, encoded by the coding sequence ATGAGCCAGATCCTCGAACCCCGCAACCTTATTCACGAGGGAACCGCCCGCACCCGGGACGACGCCATCCGTGAAGCCGGTGCGCTTCTGGTGGAGTCCGGCTCGGTGAGCGCAGACTACGTGGCGTCAATGTTCGAGCGGGAGGCATCCGTTTCCACCTATATGGGAAACTTTCTGGCCATTCCGCACGGCACCAACGACGCGAAAGAGTCGATCCTGCGCTCGGCGCTCTCGCTGGTGCGGTACGCCGAACCAATCGACTGGAACGGTCAGCCGGTGCGTTTCGCGGTGGGAATCGCGGGGCTGAACAACGAGCACCTCGAGATTCTCTCGAAGATCGCCATCGTGTTCTCCGACGAAGACGAGGTTGCCAAGCTGATTGACGCGGGTTCGGCCGAGGAAATCTTCGCCCTGCTCGAGGAGGTCAACGCAGAATGA
- a CDS encoding PTS mannitol transporter subunit IICB, producing MTTTSTDAPRAGTRVHVQRFGTFLSGMVMPNIPAFIAWGLITALFIPTGWTPNATFETLVGPMIVYLLPLLIANTGGRMVYDARGGVIGTIATMGVIVGSDIPMFIGAMIVGPLAAYLLKKVDSIWDGKIKAGFEMLVNNFTAGILGAILALGAFLGIAPLVTALSNALEAGVDFLISNGLLPLASILIEPGKILFLNNAINFGVLTPLGIGQAESTGKSILFLLEANPGPGLGILLAYTFFGVGIARASAPGAIVIQFLGGIHEIYFPYVLMKPILVLAAIGGGMTGVAINVAFNTGLRAPASPGSIFAVLFQTAPGSYVGVILSVIGAAGVSFFITALILRASRKRDLAAGADLDLIAAVAKTEANKGKSSSVLGGLLGSSEADAAAPVRPLSNIVFACDAGMGSSAMGASVLRNKIKKAGIEGITVTNQAIANLDGSADLVITHQDLTARARAKSPASEHVSVDNFMNSPKYDEVVGMLAAQAQEGVTR from the coding sequence ATGACGACGACGTCAACCGATGCCCCACGCGCGGGCACTCGCGTGCACGTGCAACGCTTTGGAACATTCCTCAGCGGCATGGTCATGCCCAACATCCCCGCCTTCATTGCGTGGGGACTGATCACCGCCCTCTTCATCCCCACCGGGTGGACTCCAAACGCCACCTTCGAAACGCTCGTCGGCCCGATGATCGTGTACTTACTACCCCTGCTGATCGCCAACACCGGTGGCCGCATGGTCTACGACGCCCGCGGTGGTGTGATCGGAACCATCGCCACCATGGGTGTGATTGTCGGTAGTGACATCCCCATGTTCATCGGCGCCATGATCGTGGGCCCGCTGGCCGCCTACCTGCTGAAGAAGGTCGACAGCATCTGGGATGGCAAGATCAAGGCCGGCTTCGAGATGCTCGTGAACAACTTCACGGCCGGTATTCTCGGCGCCATCCTCGCCCTCGGTGCGTTCCTCGGCATCGCGCCGCTCGTGACCGCCCTCAGCAACGCCCTCGAAGCCGGTGTGGACTTTCTCATCAGCAACGGCCTGCTGCCCCTCGCGAGCATCCTGATCGAGCCCGGCAAGATCCTCTTCCTCAACAACGCCATCAACTTCGGCGTTTTGACCCCGCTGGGTATCGGCCAGGCCGAATCCACCGGCAAGTCGATTCTCTTCCTGCTTGAGGCTAACCCTGGCCCCGGACTCGGTATCCTCCTCGCGTACACCTTCTTCGGTGTGGGCATTGCCCGTGCCAGCGCTCCCGGCGCCATTGTCATTCAGTTCCTCGGCGGTATTCACGAGATCTACTTCCCGTACGTGCTCATGAAGCCGATCCTCGTTCTTGCTGCCATCGGTGGCGGTATGACCGGTGTGGCCATCAACGTGGCGTTCAACACCGGCCTGCGTGCCCCCGCCTCGCCGGGCAGCATCTTCGCCGTGCTCTTTCAGACGGCGCCCGGCAGCTACGTGGGCGTGATCCTTTCGGTCATCGGCGCGGCCGGTGTGTCATTCTTCATCACTGCCCTCATTTTGCGGGCCAGCCGCAAGCGCGACCTCGCTGCCGGCGCCGACCTGGACCTCATCGCCGCCGTCGCCAAGACCGAAGCCAACAAGGGTAAGTCCAGCTCGGTTCTCGGTGGCCTCCTCGGTTCCTCCGAAGCGGATGCCGCGGCGCCCGTTCGCCCGCTGTCCAACATCGTCTTTGCCTGCGACGCGGGCATGGGTTCCAGCGCCATGGGTGCCTCCGTTCTGCGGAACAAGATCAAGAAGGCCGGTATCGAGGGCATCACGGTGACCAACCAGGCCATCGCGAACCTCGACGGTTCAGCTGATCTCGTGATCACGCACCAGGACCTCACGGCTCGGGCCCGGGCTAAGTCCCCGGCATCCGAGCACGTATCGGTGGATAATTTCATGAATAGCCCCAAGTATGACGAGGTCGTGGGCATGCTTGCGGCCCAGGCCCAAGAAGGAGTCACTCGATGA
- the ptsP gene encoding phosphoenolpyruvate--protein phosphotransferase, translating into MRALTDIQGIGIGRGIAVGRVVRMTEPLPEPATTPSTRTPQEEGARMTGALQSVAADLVARAERAGGTAGEVLEAQAMMAEDPTLVDDVTDRLAAGVTAERAVFEAFAAFRDMLTDLGGYMAERAGDLDDVSQRVIASLSGVAAPGVPDPGHPFILVARDLAPADTATLDLNHVLGLVTIDGGPTSHTAILAREKSIVALVGATLAADLFEGTEVILDAANGVVIASPTAEQLAEAHARIAARAACAEAPVLPGQLADGTPVPLLVNLGSADGAEQAVALGAEGVGLFRTEFLFLDSVTAPTVGEQATEYERMLRAFPGKKVVVRALDAGADKPLAFLNSAREENPALGLRGLRALRASEAILRDQLTALAQADAATDADLWVMAPMVATVEETRYFVTLARELGLRTAGVMVEVPAAALLADRILAHADFASIGTNDLTQYTLAADRMLGTVAAYQDPWNPAVLHLVGEVGAAGAALAKPVGVCGEAAADPLLAVVLVGLGATSLSMSASALADVRASLGLFTRDQAHALARLALTADDATSARLLVTTAAARLTELHPSDTTTTPLAETPAEHPRKVLK; encoded by the coding sequence ATGCGCGCACTCACCGACATTCAGGGAATCGGCATTGGCCGCGGCATCGCGGTTGGCCGCGTTGTTCGCATGACCGAGCCGCTTCCCGAACCTGCCACCACGCCGAGCACGCGTACGCCACAGGAGGAGGGCGCCCGCATGACCGGTGCCCTGCAGAGCGTTGCCGCTGACCTCGTGGCGCGTGCCGAGCGAGCCGGTGGCACGGCCGGTGAGGTGCTCGAGGCTCAGGCCATGATGGCTGAGGATCCCACTCTCGTCGACGATGTTACGGACCGCCTCGCAGCCGGGGTCACGGCCGAGCGCGCCGTGTTCGAAGCCTTTGCCGCTTTCCGCGACATGCTCACCGACCTCGGCGGCTACATGGCCGAGCGCGCGGGCGACCTCGACGACGTGTCCCAGCGGGTTATCGCGAGCCTCTCGGGCGTGGCCGCACCCGGAGTGCCCGACCCGGGGCATCCATTCATTCTGGTTGCCCGTGATCTGGCTCCGGCCGACACGGCAACCCTCGACCTGAACCACGTGCTGGGCCTCGTGACCATCGACGGTGGCCCCACCTCGCACACCGCCATTCTGGCGCGGGAGAAATCGATCGTGGCACTCGTGGGTGCCACGCTCGCCGCCGACCTTTTCGAGGGTACCGAGGTGATTCTCGACGCGGCGAACGGTGTGGTCATCGCCTCGCCCACCGCCGAGCAGCTCGCCGAAGCGCACGCGCGGATCGCCGCCCGTGCAGCATGTGCCGAGGCGCCCGTTTTGCCCGGTCAACTGGCCGACGGCACCCCCGTTCCCCTGCTGGTGAACCTCGGTTCGGCCGACGGTGCCGAGCAGGCCGTGGCTCTGGGTGCCGAGGGCGTGGGCCTGTTCCGCACCGAATTTCTCTTTCTCGACTCCGTGACAGCCCCCACCGTGGGCGAGCAGGCCACCGAATATGAGCGGATGCTCCGCGCCTTCCCCGGCAAAAAGGTGGTCGTTCGTGCCCTCGACGCCGGTGCTGACAAGCCACTCGCCTTTCTGAACAGCGCCCGCGAAGAAAACCCCGCGCTCGGACTTCGCGGGCTGCGGGCTCTGCGGGCGTCCGAGGCGATTCTCCGCGACCAGCTCACCGCTCTGGCCCAGGCGGATGCCGCCACCGACGCCGACCTGTGGGTGATGGCCCCGATGGTGGCCACCGTGGAGGAGACCCGGTACTTCGTGACGCTCGCCCGCGAGCTCGGCCTGCGCACCGCCGGGGTGATGGTGGAGGTTCCCGCCGCAGCCCTGCTGGCGGACCGAATTCTCGCTCACGCCGATTTTGCCTCGATCGGTACGAACGACCTCACGCAGTACACGCTGGCTGCCGATCGCATGCTCGGCACGGTGGCCGCCTACCAGGACCCGTGGAACCCCGCGGTTCTCCACCTGGTGGGCGAGGTGGGTGCCGCCGGCGCCGCCCTCGCCAAGCCCGTGGGCGTGTGCGGGGAGGCCGCGGCGGACCCGCTGCTCGCCGTGGTACTCGTGGGGCTCGGCGCCACGAGCCTGTCCATGTCGGCCTCCGCTCTCGCCGATGTGCGGGCCAGTCTCGGTCTTTTCACCCGGGATCAGGCCCACGCCCTCGCGCGCCTTGCCCTCACAGCGGATGACGCCACATCCGCTCGCCTGCTTGTCACCACTGCCGCAGCCCGGCTCACCGAACTTCACCCGTCTGACACCACCACGACACCCCTCGCAGAAACCCCAGCAGAACACCCTAGAAAGGTCCTGAAATGA
- a CDS encoding HPr family phosphocarrier protein, translating into MLERTVQIGSTHGLHARPAKLFSQAAAAAGTPVTLSKSGGKTVNAASILGVISLGINHGDEVTLAAQGENAETILDELSALLLTDHDA; encoded by the coding sequence ATGCTCGAACGAACGGTCCAGATCGGTTCCACCCACGGACTGCACGCCCGCCCCGCCAAACTCTTCAGCCAGGCCGCCGCGGCCGCCGGCACGCCCGTGACCCTCTCGAAGTCCGGTGGCAAGACCGTGAACGCCGCCAGCATTCTGGGCGTCATCTCCCTCGGAATCAACCACGGTGACGAGGTGACTCTCGCCGCCCAGGGGGAGAACGCCGAGACCATTCTTGACGAGCTCTCCGCCCTGCTGCTGACCGACCACGACGCCTAG
- a CDS encoding BglG family transcription antiterminator: protein MSSKQSRMLDYLQRSPGWVTAGELADHLGVTPRSVRSYVTNVKAAAHPLPLIDSGPAGYLLNREAYSAFRAATPGQPVDSDTPQNRQYQLIRRLTDAATGLDVYELAADMFVSDSTIEADLGRVRALLPDSGLSLTRHGSVVSLVGSETDRRRLLSRMFREESKRGLLELAEIQREFASTSLEAFKTDLIEMLDTQGYFVNEFGTNNVLLHVAIAVDRVGKRTAGGVAPGAPEVGRASDAHDASASTLSATMHTALAELIDTHFAVVLGAPDIAYLVALLKTRVVTPGNDHVADVLAQTFARPDDLAVVRRIVSQASEEYLVELDDEDFITRLTLHVRNLIDRAQVSEFARNPLTRSIKTSYPMTYELAVFIASELQRQEQILINDDEIAYIAMHVGAHLEQQSHTAERLSCIIVCPNYYTMHVQLRQRIERVLGDDLVVIAQITRSDVHWKDLRADLVLTTIEPPVPGEGVIVIQPFLTEGDIDRIRQAAIRVRRLRRRAQIRDDLLQFFHESLFLRNFSAPDEESMIRHLGARMVQHGVIDQAYVNGALERERMSSTAFTDNLAVPHAMAMTAERTSIAIVVNDSPMDWGDSRVTVVALIAFSADGRASFQAVFDQFVEVFTERADVQQLIKRSVDFPSFIDALVQLMDK from the coding sequence ATGAGTAGCAAGCAATCGCGCATGCTCGACTATCTGCAGCGCTCCCCCGGCTGGGTCACGGCCGGCGAGCTCGCCGACCACCTGGGCGTCACTCCGCGGAGCGTGCGCAGCTACGTCACCAACGTGAAGGCGGCAGCGCACCCACTCCCCCTGATTGACTCGGGTCCCGCCGGATATCTGCTCAATCGCGAGGCATACTCCGCTTTTCGTGCAGCGACACCGGGTCAGCCGGTGGACAGCGATACGCCGCAGAATCGGCAGTACCAACTCATTCGGCGACTCACCGACGCGGCCACCGGGCTCGACGTCTACGAGCTCGCGGCGGACATGTTTGTGAGCGACTCCACCATCGAAGCGGACCTCGGTCGTGTTCGCGCGCTTCTGCCCGACTCCGGGCTCAGCCTCACTCGGCACGGGAGCGTCGTGTCCCTCGTGGGGTCGGAGACCGATCGCCGCCGCCTCCTCAGCCGCATGTTTCGCGAGGAGAGCAAACGGGGTCTTCTTGAACTCGCGGAAATTCAGCGCGAATTCGCGTCCACGAGCCTGGAAGCGTTCAAGACCGATCTCATCGAGATGCTCGACACTCAGGGATATTTCGTCAACGAGTTCGGCACGAACAACGTGCTGCTGCATGTTGCCATCGCCGTGGATCGGGTGGGCAAGCGCACCGCCGGCGGTGTGGCACCGGGCGCGCCCGAGGTGGGGCGTGCGAGTGACGCTCACGACGCATCCGCTTCGACACTCTCCGCCACCATGCACACAGCTCTCGCGGAGCTTATTGACACCCACTTTGCGGTGGTGCTGGGCGCGCCCGACATCGCGTATCTGGTGGCGCTGCTGAAGACCCGGGTGGTCACTCCGGGAAACGATCACGTTGCCGACGTGCTGGCACAAACGTTCGCCCGTCCCGATGACCTGGCCGTTGTGCGTCGCATTGTGAGCCAGGCGAGCGAGGAATATCTCGTCGAACTCGATGACGAGGACTTCATCACCCGCCTCACCCTGCACGTGCGCAACCTCATTGACCGGGCCCAGGTGAGCGAGTTTGCACGCAATCCGCTGACGCGATCGATCAAGACCTCCTACCCGATGACGTATGAGCTCGCCGTGTTCATTGCCAGTGAGCTGCAGCGGCAGGAGCAGATCCTCATCAACGATGACGAGATTGCCTACATCGCCATGCATGTGGGGGCGCATCTGGAACAGCAGTCGCACACCGCCGAGCGCCTCTCCTGCATCATCGTGTGCCCGAACTATTACACGATGCACGTGCAACTACGCCAGCGCATCGAGCGGGTGCTGGGTGACGACCTCGTGGTTATTGCGCAGATCACCCGCAGCGACGTGCACTGGAAAGACCTGCGCGCAGACCTCGTGCTCACCACCATCGAACCGCCGGTGCCGGGCGAGGGTGTCATCGTCATTCAGCCGTTCCTCACCGAGGGCGACATTGACCGCATTCGGCAGGCGGCCATTCGCGTACGTCGACTGCGCCGCCGAGCCCAGATCAGAGATGACCTGCTGCAGTTCTTCCACGAATCACTGTTCCTCCGCAACTTTTCCGCGCCCGACGAAGAGTCCATGATTCGTCATCTGGGCGCGCGCATGGTGCAGCACGGGGTGATCGACCAGGCCTACGTGAACGGCGCGCTCGAACGGGAGCGGATGTCGTCCACGGCATTCACCGACAATCTCGCCGTTCCCCACGCCATGGCCATGACCGCAGAGCGCACGTCGATCGCCATCGTCGTGAACGACTCCCCCATGGACTGGGGTGACAGCCGCGTCACCGTCGTGGCGCTGATTGCGTTCAGCGCCGACGGACGAGCCTCATTCCAGGCTGTCTTCGACCAGTTCGTGGAGGTTTTCACTGAGCGCGCCGACGTGCAGCAGCTGATCAAGCGGTCTGTGGACTTTCCGTCCTTCATCGACGCGCTCGTGCAGCTCATGGACAAATAG
- the map gene encoding type I methionyl aminopeptidase: MSFRRSIYKNPAQLRLMVAPGLATAASLAAARAAAVPGATTLDLDAAAEAAIVALGGLPNFKLEEGYHHTVCASVNDEVVHGIPTGRVLLAGDIVSIDSGAIIDGWNGDAAFTVVIPDASRPDVVAERQKLSDVTEQSLWHGIAVLATGRWLNEVGDAIEDYVESQGSYGILTDYVGHGIGRSMHENPPVFNYRVSSRGPQIKPGLVVAIEPMVVMGSIETNVRPDDWTVATADGMAAAHWEHSIAVHNDGIWVLTAEDGGAAGLAQFGIVPVPIP; the protein is encoded by the coding sequence GTGAGCTTTCGTCGCTCAATTTACAAAAACCCGGCGCAACTGCGCCTCATGGTCGCACCCGGTCTGGCCACGGCGGCGTCGCTCGCTGCGGCCCGGGCCGCAGCGGTCCCCGGCGCCACCACCCTCGACCTGGATGCAGCGGCCGAAGCCGCGATCGTGGCTCTGGGCGGACTGCCCAACTTCAAGCTTGAAGAGGGTTACCACCACACGGTGTGTGCCTCCGTCAATGATGAGGTCGTTCATGGTATCCCGACCGGCCGGGTGCTGCTGGCCGGCGACATCGTCTCCATTGACAGCGGAGCCATTATTGACGGGTGGAACGGCGATGCCGCGTTCACCGTTGTGATCCCCGACGCATCCCGGCCCGACGTGGTGGCCGAGCGTCAGAAGCTCTCTGACGTCACGGAGCAGTCTCTGTGGCACGGCATCGCCGTGCTGGCAACCGGCCGCTGGCTCAATGAAGTGGGCGACGCGATTGAAGACTACGTGGAGAGCCAGGGTTCCTACGGGATCCTGACGGACTACGTGGGTCACGGCATCGGCCGCTCGATGCATGAAAACCCGCCGGTGTTCAACTACCGGGTGAGTTCTCGCGGCCCGCAGATCAAGCCGGGACTTGTGGTGGCCATTGAGCCTATGGTGGTGATGGGATCCATCGAAACGAACGTGCGTCCCGATGACTGGACCGTCGCCACGGCGGACGGCATGGCCGCGGCGCACTGGGAGCACAGCATTGCCGTGCACAATGACGGCATCTGGGTGCTCACTGCCGAAGACGGCGGAGCAGCCGGTCTCGCGCAGTTCGGCATTGTGCCCGTCCCCATTCCGTAA